AGGCTCGTCCAAATTCACTTCTACATTATCCTCAGTCGGTATAATTGGCTTTAAATAAGAATCCGTTCCATCTATTGGTTCTTTACCTGTCGCAATTTCAATTGGAGGAGTAACTGAACCATTAATAACATCCTTTAGTATATTCTCATTAATACCATCATTAATTCCATGTTCTTTTATAAATTGTATGAGATGTTCTACATCAATTTCGTCTGATAGGTTTACTTTTTGTTTTAGTACTGCGATTAAATGATCATCACTAATTTCTATTTCATAAAAGTCATGTAAATCAACCATTGTTATCATCCCTTAAGCAATGAACTGAATACCATTAACCTCTTCCATTTTTTTCGATATAATTATATTTGGGAGACCCTGCTTCTTCATTAGGAGAAAAGGTTCCTTCATTTATTCTGTTGTTTTAAATATTGTTGTTGCAGTTTAAAAATTGTTTTCGAATGAATTTGAGAAATCCTAGACGTAGAAAGGTTTAACACTTCTCCAATTTCCGTTAATGACAATTCTTCAAAGTAAAATAAACTAATTACGAGTTGTTCTTTTTCGTTTAACTGTTTAATCACTTCTTCTAATTCTTCTATTTGAGCTTTTCGATCAAGATTTTGTTGAGGTGTTAACGTATTTTGATCTATGATCGTAGACGCATACGTATCTTCACGGTCATTATCAGGTGTTGTTTCATCAATTGAGAGCACATTTGCCAAGAAGCTTTCATTCATAATGTGAAGCACTTCCTCTTCACTCATCTCTGTATCTTCTGCTACTTCTACAGAAGTTGGCGTTCTCCCTAACACCTGCTCTAATTTCTCAATTGATTGTTCAATTTTCTTTGATTTTTCCCTCATTGAACGAGGAAGTCTATCTTCCTGTCGTAAACCGTCAATAATTGCTCCACGAATACGAAAAGATGCATATGTGTCAAACTTTAAATCTCTTGATTGATCGAACTTTTGTAAAGCATCATACAACCCGAACATCGCATGGCTTCGTAAATCATCTAAATGAACATTTTTCGGAAGGTTGACCCCTATACGCTGGACATGATACTCAACCAATGGGGTGTAAGCCTCTACTAGCCCGTCACATGCATCCATATCTCGCTTTGACGTCCAGCGATCCCAGTCTTCTTTTAATTGTTTCGTCACTTTGATCTGCGGCATCGAAACCCTCCTAATCATTCAATAGTTGTTTTACATAACCACTCGTTTTCTTTATGTCATCTTCATCTAAGCTTGAAGGTTGATCTTCATTTTCAGGGGGTGCTTCTTTAACATTTTCACGTTCTGTTTTCTTATTATTACTTTGATGGTCTGCTTTACTCGTTATTTGATTTGTAAGGACTTGATTCCAAGTCCAGCACATAAATATACCGAATATCCCACCGATAAAAAGTGCGATAACACTTCGGTAAACAGTTGTCATTAAAGTATTTACGAATGCAGAAGTTAGAAATACAATGACAAAGCTAAAAAGAGCAAATTGTAAGAACCACTTAACTTTCCCATGAATCATTAAATTTCTAAGACCCCTTTATTTACTGTTTTTATTTGAAGCATGCAGGTGCTAGGATCAAACTCTATCGTCCTCCCGCTACTTCCTCCAACATCTTCACTAATGATTGGAATGTTGTTCTGTCCTAAAACCGCCTTTACCGCCTCTACATTTCTTGGTCCAACTCTCATTACTTCATTTTGTGTAGAAAACTTAAACATTTGAGCTCCACCTGCAATCTTCGACTTAAGACGATAAGAGGAAGCTCCTTCATTTACTAACCACTTAATAGCATCTTCAATGGCAGTGTCGGCATACTTTGCTCGATTGATCGTCCCGGATTTTGCTAGTGATGAATCAGGAAGCATGATATGTGCCATTGAGCACATCTTAACGAATTCATCATAAATAATTATTCCTACACATGAACCTAATCCTGATGTACGAATCGTATGCGGCGGGGATGTCAAATTTATATCTGCCATCCCGACCTTTACTACATTATTTACTGTTGCGTTGTTCATCTACGTGTACTCCTAAAGATTCAAATATTTTTTCAAAGGACTCCGGGTCCGGCAGTAAAAAGAAATGCCCCGTTGTATTCGTGAAATTTCTTTCATCTTTTTCTTCAATTTCTGTATTAATAACAATTGCATAATCACCTGTTTTTGATATTTCAATCAAACCATGACTAAGAATCGCTATACTCATATCTATTGCGATATCCGGTGGTGTTGGCTGCATGTTCAAAGATGTAAAGTCGGCCAGTGCTGATAAATATGCGCCTGCAAGAATATTACCTACTTCATTTAATGCTGACAATCCCATTTCTGGAAAGGGCGGGGACGCCAAGTCGATCGATTTGTCAGAAGTTAGTTGTTGAACTAAAGTTGTTGCTTCAGTTACAGGTAGCATAAAAAACATATTACCTGGTGCATCACCTTCTACCCTAAGGAATATTCCTGCCACAACTGAATCCTCTCCACCGAGGGTCTCACTGATTTCCTGAAATGAAACAACATTGACTGAAGGGACTTGCATATCGATATGTTTATTTAATAGGTTGGAAAGAGCCGTTGCAGCATGTCCCGCTCCGATATTACCTACTTCTTTTAAAATATCTAAATGATAGTCTTTAATGTTGTCCATATAACTCATTAACTATGTTCCTCAATTTCGTTAAGTTCTTTCTTTTCGTCGTGACTTAAAACTTTATCTAAATTCAATAATATTAAGAGTCGCTTCTCAAGCTTCGCAACACCACTGATATAGTCTGCTTCAATCCCACCTACTACTTCAGGAGGAGGCTCAATCGTATCTTTTTGAATATCAATGACGTCATTTGCCGCATCGACAACTAAGCCTACTTCCATTTCACCTAACGATATAATAATAATTCTTGTCGCATTCGTATCTTCAACATCTTCAATACCAAAGCGTGTTCTTAAATCGATAATGGGTGTTACGACACCTCTTAAATTAATAACACCTTTTACAAATTTTGGGGCATGTGGAACGCGTGTTATTTGCTGTACTCGTTCAATTGATTTAACTTGATCTACTTCAACACCATACTCTTCGTCTTTTAATTGAAAAACAATTACTTTCAAATCTGACATTTATCCAAACCTCCTCTTTAATCAAGAAAACTCTTATTAGGACTTAATTAATGCATTACAATCAACAATTAGAGCAACTTGTCCATTACCTAAAATTGTAGCGCCTGAGATCGCAAACACGTTCGTTAAATAGTTACCTAGTGATTTTAAAACAACTTCTTGCTGACCAATAAAGGAATCGACAACAAGTGCAGCCATTTTATCTGCTTTTTTTACGACTACAATCGAATGGAGCCCGTCTTGCTTTTGTGACTTCGGAACTTCAAAGAAATCTGATAGGTGAATGATCGGAACGATATTACCTCTGAAATCAATAACTTTTTGATTGTGTGCTGATAGTATTTCCTCATCTTTGATAATTGCTGTTTCTATAATTGAGGATAATGGAATCGCATAAATCTCTTCTTCAACCTCAGTTAGCATCACAGATATAATTGATAATGTTAGAGGTAATTGAATTGTAAATTCTGTTCCATGACCAGGTTGTGAATCGACTGAAACACTTCCGCCTAATGATTCAATCTTATTCTTTACGACATCTAGTCCTACACCTCGACCAGAAATATCAGAAATTTCATCTGCAGTACTTAAGCCGCTCGAGAAAAGGAGTTCGTAGACTTGCTTATCCGTTAGTGAAGCTGCACTTTCTTTTGTTACAACTCCACGGTCTATCGCTTTATTTAACACTTTCTCCCCGTTAATCCCTGCGCCATCATCAGAAACTTCAATGAACACATGGTTACCGCTGTGATAAGCTTTTAATGTGATTTTTCCTTGGGTCGGTTTCCCATTTCTCTTTCTTTTATCAGGATCTTCAACACCATGGTCAATCGAATTCCTTAATAAGTGGACGAGTGGGTCACCAATTTCATCAATGACGGTTCTATCTAATTCCGTCTCAGCACCGATAACTTCTAAATGAACATCTTTGTTTAAATCTTTTGATAATGCGCGAACCATCCTTGGAAAGCGGTTAAATACTTGTTCAACTGGGACCATACGCATGTTTAAGATAATGTTTTGTAAATCTCCAGAAATTCTGGACATATGTTCGACAGTTTCTGTTAGTTCATTATTGTTTACGTCTTTAGAGATCTGCTCTAACCTTCCTCGATCAATAACAAGTTCTTCAAATAAATTCATTAACGTATCAAGGCGATCAATATTAACACGGATTGTTTTATTTCCAGAAGACGTATTTGTTACTTTCTCGCGTTCCTGTGGAGACACTTCTTGTTTAGAACCTTCTCCTTTTTCAGACAGTTCATGCTCTTTTTCATCTTCCTTATGATCATTCTTACTATCTTTCGCACCAAGTGCATTTGGGTCAACTTCATTTACAATGACTTTATCAACCTCTGAAACCTTCATAACGCGTGATTCAATATCATCAGCGCTTTCTTTAGTTATGATCGTGACGTAAAATGTTGTATCAAATTTCTCTTCTTCTAGCTCTTCAACCGATGGTGTACATTTAATCACTTCACCAATTTGTTCTAGTACTTCAAATACCATAAATACACGTGCTGCCTTTAAGATACAATCATCTCTTAAACTAATCGACAAGTTATATGATAAGAAACCTTGCTCTTTAGATTGAGATAAAACAGTTAATTCAAAATCATCGAATTGAGGATCTACTCCTGAAGTAGCTTCTATATTTGGAGAAGCTGTTGCTGCTACTTCTTGAACGGCTTCACCTTTTTCAATTCGTTCTAACTTTTCAACCACTGCAGTGACATCTTTTTTACCTTCGCCACCACTTGAAATATCTTCAATCATTTCTTCTAAATAATCGACAGATTCAAATACAACATCCATAATTTCACTCGTCGTATGAATCATGCCATTTCGAATACCATCTAAAACATTTTCCATTTGATGAGTTAAACTCGCTAAATCTTCAAATTCCATTGTTGCTGCCATGCCTTTTAATGTATGTGCAGACCGAAAAATTTCATTGACAATCTCTGTATTACTTGGATTTTGTTCCAAGTTCATCAAGTTGTCGTTGATTGCTTGTAAATGATCATTACTTTCATCAATAAACATATCTAAATACTGGTTTCTTTCCATTAGATTACCTCCCCTAGTTATACGATATCAATGATAGCTGGTGCGATATCTTCTACATTTAATACAAAATCTACTTTATTCGTTTGAATAGCTGACTTTGGCATTCCATAAACAATGGATGTTTGTTCTGATTCTGCGATTGCTACGGTTTCATTATTATTTTTCAATTGTAACAGGCCATTGGTACCATCTGATCCCATGCCAGTTAAAATAACAGCTATTACTTTCATTTTATAATCACTAATCGATTCAAACATTTTATCTACAGATGGGCGGTGACCATTTACTTGATCTGAATCATCTAGCTTGATAACGAAGGATGTTCCCATTCTTTTAATAGTCAAATGCTTTCCTCCAGGTGCAATGTATGCCGTACCCTTTTGAAGAAAGTCTCCATCTTCAGCTTCTTTAACAGCAATGTTCGATAAAGTATTAAGTCTTTGACTTAAAGACTTTGTAAAACCTCTGGGCATATGTTGAACAACAAGTATCGGTAGTGGGAAGTTTTCTGGAAGTACAGTTAAAACTTCTTGTAATGCTTTAGGGCCACCTGTTGACGTTCCAATTGCTACGAGAGACTTTTTCGCCCCATTCTCACTACTTGAGGATGACAATTCACCCATTTGCACGGTTCGTTCTCTTTTTCTTACCGTTGGTAAACTTGAAAGCTTTGAAACTTTCATTTTTGCCGCTAGTTTTACTTTTGTAATTAAATCTTCAGTCACTTTATGTATATCTAATGAAATCGAACCAGAAGGTTTAGCAATGAAATCGAACGCTCCTAATTCCATTGCTTCAATGGTTGTCTCAGCTCCTTCTTTCGTCGTGCTTGATAGCATGATTGTTGGGGTTGGAGCATTCGACATAATTGATTTTAAAGCATCAATTCCATTAATAACTGGCATTTCGACATCTAACGTAATGACATCAGGCTTTAATTCTTCATTTTTCTCAATAGCCTCTTTTCCATTGCGAGCTTTGCCTATAACCTGGATAGAAGGGTCACTATTTAAAAAGTCACTAATCATTTTCCTCATAAAAGCTGAGTCATCTACGACGAGAACATTGATCATTATGATTCTTTCCCCCTTCTGAAGTAAGCAATTGTGATGATGAATATGTGATTTTTTTGTAACTTCACTACGTTATTTAAAGAGACCCTTTAGTTTAGTCAGAAAATGATGATGACGTTGCTTATCTTCGAATTGATCATCAATATACTCCGTAACGACCTTTTTCATTGCCTGTGAGGCTTTGGCATTTGGCGATTCATAAATGTACGGTATTTGACTACGTACAGCTTTTAGAACAGCCTGGTCATCTGGAATGGCTCCGATATATTTAACCTCTTTACTTAAAAATTGCTTACATACATGGATAATATTATTCGCCGTAACTTTACCTTCTTTACCATTTATTACTCTATTAACGACAATAGAAATCGGCAAATTTGAGTCTTCTAAATAAATATGTTTAATCATTGCATAGCCATCTGTAATAGATGTAGGTTCTGGCGTTGTTAAAAGAATGATGTCATGTGCTGCTAGTAAAAACTGAAATGAACTTTTACTAGCCCCTGCTCCCATATCAAATATAATGTAATCAAAATGGTCCTCGATTGATTGTAACTCATCCATAAAGTGGTTTTTGTAGGATTGGTTCATCTCAAATACGTTTGTCAATCCAGAGCCACCAGCAATATAAGAAACATGGTGTGGCGTCTTTTCGATGATCTCCCAAATTGACATTTCTTCTTCTAATAAATCGACAATCGAAAACTTGGACGTTTGACCTAGTAAGATATCAATATTTGCCATACCTATATCTAAATCAAATATTAACACTTTTTTCCCTCTGTTTTGAAGCTCTAATGCAAAATTCACGACAAAATTTGACTTTCCTACGCCACCTTTTCCACTGACAACACCTAGAACTTTAGTCTCAGGTTGTCCCTTCCTTTCGTGAATATTTTCTCCTAAGGACAATTTACTCCTTAATGCTTCCGCTTGGTCTTTCATACTTTCTTTCTCCTTAAGACTTCGTTAAGCACCATTTCTTTCGTTGATTCCGAAATATCATCAGGAACGTTTTGTCCAGTGGTGATATAAGAAGAACCGATGCCACTTGCCAAATGTACATTCACCATTGCGCCTACTGAATCTGTTTCATCAGCTTTTGTAAAAATAACTTTATCAATTTTAATAAGGTTAAATTGCTCAATGATTTTTTCCATATCGCGATATTTTGATGCTAAAGAAAGAACTAGATGCGTTTCCATTTCATCATTAAAATCTATCACTTCATTTAATTGCTTTACGTATAAAGAATTTCTAAAGTTACGTCCCGCTGAATCAACTAAAATAAAGTCATAGTCTTTTAGACGTTCTTTCGCTTTTTGAAAATCATCAATCGAGTAAGCGACTTCTACTGGAGCATTTAAAATTTTTGCATATGTTTTCAACTGCTCAATTGCTGCGATCCGATACGTATCTGTCGTAATAAATGCAATTTTTTTCCCATCTTTAATCGCTGCCTTTGCTGCAATTTTTGCAACAGTAGTCGTTTTTCCAACACCCGTTGGACCAACTAAATTTAAAAACTTCTTATTATAAGAAACACCACCAAAGGAGATGCCATTTAATAGAGAATCTAATTCCTCGTAAGTCCAAGATAATAATTCTTTCTCTTCTTTTGTTTCGCCTTCTTCTTTGTACCATCGCTTTAATAAATTTTTCATTATTTGCAGGCGAATGTCTTCTTTCATTTCTTGATCTATCAAAAAGTCATTAATACTACTTAGTCCTTCAGGGTATTCTTCACTCGGACTTGATTGGGTACGATTCATGTTCGCAATCATCTTTTTAATCTCGTCAATTTCGGTCTTTAAGTTCTCTTTATTATCGACTGGATTTTCCCGCCTTGGAGTATTTTGTTTCTTTACCTCCTGCCCTTGACGAACAATTTTCTTTTTAGGTTGTGTGTCAGGGTCAATTGCAGCGATTACTTCAATATTTTTTTTCGTGAAAAAACCTAAAAATCCACCTGTTTCTATGCGTTTCGAATTTAATATGACAGCATCGTTGCCTAATTCTTGACGAATTTTTTCCATTGCTTCTGGCATATCTTTTGCAACATATTTTTTTACTTTCATGACCCATTCACCACCCCGACGCTTTGAACTTCAATATGTGGTTCTAATTCGTTGTAGGATAACACAGGAACTTGAGGAATATACCGCTCAATCAGATTACGTACATACATTCTGACAGCTGGTGAACAAAGTATTACTGGCATTTGACCAGTTTCCTGCATTCGTTCTACTTCTTTAATCGTTGATTCAATTATCGATTGCATTGTTTCTGGATCTAAATTCAAGAAATTCCCATGCTCTGTTTGCTGAACGGAATCAGCAATTATCTTTTCAACAGAACCTCCAACGGTTATCACATATAATGGCTCATTTTCTGTAGTATATTGTTTTGAAATTTGTCTCGACAAAGATTGTCGAACATATTCTGTTAATAAATCCGTATCCTTTGACATCTGTCCATAATCAGCCAACGTTTCAAAGATAACCGGTAAATTACGAATTGATACTTTCTCTCTCAATAAATTGCCTAACACTTTCTGAATTTCACCTGTTGATAGCGGATTTGGTGTTACATCTTCAACAAGTGTTGGATACGATTCATTTAAATGATCGATTAATTGTTTTGTCTCTTGGCGTCCAATCAATTCGTGTGCATGGCGCTTAATCACTTCAGTTAAATGAGTAGAAACGACAGATGGTGGATCTACTACTGTATAGCCTGACAGTTCCGCTTGATCTTTTAATTCTTCGGAAATCCATAAAGCTGGTAGTCCAAATGCTGGCTCTACCGTCTCAATCCCTGTAATGGATTCATCATCAACTCCTGGACTCATTGCCATGAAATGATCAAGCAATAACTCACCTTTTGCTACTTCATTTCCTTTTACCTTGATCGAATATTCATTAGGCTGAAGTTGAATATTATCACGTATTCGAATGACAGGTACGACCATACCCATTTCAAGCGCTAACTGTCTTCGAATCATGACCACACGATCTAGCAAGTCGCCCCCTTGATTTGCATCTGCTAATGGGATCAATCCATAACCAAATTCAAATTCTATCGGGTCTACTTGGAGAAGGTTAACAACACTTTCTGGAGACTTGATATCATCTTCTTGTCCATCTGATTCTTCTTCTTGAGCAAGATCATCATCTACTACTTTCTTTTCATTTTTCTCTAAGAGAAACCCGCCTACGCCTAAGGTTAGTGCAATAATAGTTGTTACAAACGGCTCAATTGGTGTGAAAAAACCAAGTAAAGCAATTGTTGCACCAGCTACATAAAGCATTTTCGGATAAGCAAATAATTGTTTGGTTAAATCTTGACCCAAGTTCCCCTCAGATGCCGCTCTCGTAACAACAATCCCGGTCGCTGTTGATATTAATAAGGCAGGGATTTGACTGACAAGACCGTCACCAACTGTGAGGAGTGTATATTTATTTGCAGCAGAACTAAGATCAAGCCCTTCTTGCACCATTCCAATCACTAAACCGAAAATAATATTTATGATAACAATCACGATTCCGGCAATCGCATCTCCTTTAACAAATTTACTGGCACCATCCATCGAACCATAAAAATCTGCTTCTTGTTCAATTTTCTTTCTGCGTTCTTTCGCTTCTGCATCAGAAATCATTCCAGCATTTAAGTCTGCATCTATACTCATTTGTTTACCAGGCATCGCGTCTAACGTAAACCGGGCTCCTACTTCAGAGACTCGCTCTGCACCTTTTGTGATAACAACAAACTGAATGACAACTAATATAATGAATACAACAAAACCGACAAGTGCATTACCACCAACAACAAAGTCTCCAAATGTTTGAATAACATTTCCTGCCTCACCATGATTTCCTAAGATGGCCCTTGTTGTTGAGACATTTAACCCGAGTCGAAACAATGTCACAAGTAATAATAACGTCGGGAAAATAGAGAACTGTAACGGCTCTCTTGTATTCATTGAAACGAGTATAATTAAGAGCGCAAAAGATATATTTACAATGATTAAAAAGTCAATCATCCCAGTTGGTAATGGAATAATTAACATGATAACGATAAGGATGACGGCTAATAAAATACTTAAATCTCTTAGTTGCACTCTACTTCTCTCCTTCTAACAATCCACACTGCATCATGTACTATAAAACCTCATTCATGCAAAACAACTATAATTTTTTTTGAATTCGATAAACATATGCTAGCACTTCTGCGACTGCTTTAAATAAGTCTTCAGGCACTTCATCTCCGATATCTGCTTGTGCATAAAGAGCTCTTGCCAATGGACGATTTTCTACTGTCATTACCCCGTTATTTTTCGCTACATTAATTACCTTTAACGCGATATAGTCAACCCCTTTTGCTATCACAACTGGTGCATCCATGTTTCCATCATCATACTTCAGTGCAACCGCATAGTGGGTCGGGTTTGTAATAACAACATCAGCTTTCGGCACTTCTTGCATCATTCTGCTCATTGCC
The Bacillus shivajii DNA segment above includes these coding regions:
- a CDS encoding FliA/WhiG family RNA polymerase sigma factor; the encoded protein is MPQIKVTKQLKEDWDRWTSKRDMDACDGLVEAYTPLVEYHVQRIGVNLPKNVHLDDLRSHAMFGLYDALQKFDQSRDLKFDTYASFRIRGAIIDGLRQEDRLPRSMREKSKKIEQSIEKLEQVLGRTPTSVEVAEDTEMSEEEVLHIMNESFLANVLSIDETTPDNDREDTYASTIIDQNTLTPQQNLDRKAQIEELEEVIKQLNEKEQLVISLFYFEELSLTEIGEVLNLSTSRISQIHSKTIFKLQQQYLKQQNK
- a CDS encoding chemotaxis protein CheD, coding for MNNATVNNVVKVGMADINLTSPPHTIRTSGLGSCVGIIIYDEFVKMCSMAHIMLPDSSLAKSGTINRAKYADTAIEDAIKWLVNEGASSYRLKSKIAGGAQMFKFSTQNEVMRVGPRNVEAVKAVLGQNNIPIISEDVGGSSGRTIEFDPSTCMLQIKTVNKGVLEI
- a CDS encoding chemotaxis protein CheC; amino-acid sequence: MSYMDNIKDYHLDILKEVGNIGAGHAATALSNLLNKHIDMQVPSVNVVSFQEISETLGGEDSVVAGIFLRVEGDAPGNMFFMLPVTEATTLVQQLTSDKSIDLASPPFPEMGLSALNEVGNILAGAYLSALADFTSLNMQPTPPDIAIDMSIAILSHGLIEISKTGDYAIVINTEIEEKDERNFTNTTGHFFLLPDPESFEKIFESLGVHVDEQRNSK
- a CDS encoding chemotaxis protein CheW, giving the protein MSDLKVIVFQLKDEEYGVEVDQVKSIERVQQITRVPHAPKFVKGVINLRGVVTPIIDLRTRFGIEDVEDTNATRIIIISLGEMEVGLVVDAANDVIDIQKDTIEPPPEVVGGIEADYISGVAKLEKRLLILLNLDKVLSHDEKKELNEIEEHS
- a CDS encoding chemotaxis protein CheA; its protein translation is MERNQYLDMFIDESNDHLQAINDNLMNLEQNPSNTEIVNEIFRSAHTLKGMAATMEFEDLASLTHQMENVLDGIRNGMIHTTSEIMDVVFESVDYLEEMIEDISSGGEGKKDVTAVVEKLERIEKGEAVQEVAATASPNIEATSGVDPQFDDFELTVLSQSKEQGFLSYNLSISLRDDCILKAARVFMVFEVLEQIGEVIKCTPSVEELEEEKFDTTFYVTIITKESADDIESRVMKVSEVDKVIVNEVDPNALGAKDSKNDHKEDEKEHELSEKGEGSKQEVSPQEREKVTNTSSGNKTIRVNIDRLDTLMNLFEELVIDRGRLEQISKDVNNNELTETVEHMSRISGDLQNIILNMRMVPVEQVFNRFPRMVRALSKDLNKDVHLEVIGAETELDRTVIDEIGDPLVHLLRNSIDHGVEDPDKRKRNGKPTQGKITLKAYHSGNHVFIEVSDDGAGINGEKVLNKAIDRGVVTKESAASLTDKQVYELLFSSGLSTADEISDISGRGVGLDVVKNKIESLGGSVSVDSQPGHGTEFTIQLPLTLSIISVMLTEVEEEIYAIPLSSIIETAIIKDEEILSAHNQKVIDFRGNIVPIIHLSDFFEVPKSQKQDGLHSIVVVKKADKMAALVVDSFIGQQEVVLKSLGNYLTNVFAISGATILGNGQVALIVDCNALIKS
- a CDS encoding protein-glutamate methylesterase/protein-glutamine glutaminase; amino-acid sequence: MIMINVLVVDDSAFMRKMISDFLNSDPSIQVIGKARNGKEAIEKNEELKPDVITLDVEMPVINGIDALKSIMSNAPTPTIMLSSTTKEGAETTIEAMELGAFDFIAKPSGSISLDIHKVTEDLITKVKLAAKMKVSKLSSLPTVRKRERTVQMGELSSSSSENGAKKSLVAIGTSTGGPKALQEVLTVLPENFPLPILVVQHMPRGFTKSLSQRLNTLSNIAVKEAEDGDFLQKGTAYIAPGGKHLTIKRMGTSFVIKLDDSDQVNGHRPSVDKMFESISDYKMKVIAVILTGMGSDGTNGLLQLKNNNETVAIAESEQTSIVYGMPKSAIQTNKVDFVLNVEDIAPAIIDIV
- a CDS encoding MinD/ParA family protein, coding for MKDQAEALRSKLSLGENIHERKGQPETKVLGVVSGKGGVGKSNFVVNFALELQNRGKKVLIFDLDIGMANIDILLGQTSKFSIVDLLEEEMSIWEIIEKTPHHVSYIAGGSGLTNVFEMNQSYKNHFMDELQSIEDHFDYIIFDMGAGASKSSFQFLLAAHDIILLTTPEPTSITDGYAMIKHIYLEDSNLPISIVVNRVINGKEGKVTANNIIHVCKQFLSKEVKYIGAIPDDQAVLKAVRSQIPYIYESPNAKASQAMKKVVTEYIDDQFEDKQRHHHFLTKLKGLFK
- the flhF gene encoding flagellar biosynthesis protein FlhF — encoded protein: MKVKKYVAKDMPEAMEKIRQELGNDAVILNSKRIETGGFLGFFTKKNIEVIAAIDPDTQPKKKIVRQGQEVKKQNTPRRENPVDNKENLKTEIDEIKKMIANMNRTQSSPSEEYPEGLSSINDFLIDQEMKEDIRLQIMKNLLKRWYKEEGETKEEKELLSWTYEELDSLLNGISFGGVSYNKKFLNLVGPTGVGKTTTVAKIAAKAAIKDGKKIAFITTDTYRIAAIEQLKTYAKILNAPVEVAYSIDDFQKAKERLKDYDFILVDSAGRNFRNSLYVKQLNEVIDFNDEMETHLVLSLASKYRDMEKIIEQFNLIKIDKVIFTKADETDSVGAMVNVHLASGIGSSYITTGQNVPDDISESTKEMVLNEVLRRKKV
- the flhA gene encoding flagellar biosynthesis protein FlhA; translation: MQLRDLSILLAVILIVIMLIIPLPTGMIDFLIIVNISFALLIILVSMNTREPLQFSIFPTLLLLVTLFRLGLNVSTTRAILGNHGEAGNVIQTFGDFVVGGNALVGFVVFIILVVIQFVVITKGAERVSEVGARFTLDAMPGKQMSIDADLNAGMISDAEAKERRKKIEQEADFYGSMDGASKFVKGDAIAGIVIVIINIIFGLVIGMVQEGLDLSSAANKYTLLTVGDGLVSQIPALLISTATGIVVTRAASEGNLGQDLTKQLFAYPKMLYVAGATIALLGFFTPIEPFVTTIIALTLGVGGFLLEKNEKKVVDDDLAQEEESDGQEDDIKSPESVVNLLQVDPIEFEFGYGLIPLADANQGGDLLDRVVMIRRQLALEMGMVVPVIRIRDNIQLQPNEYSIKVKGNEVAKGELLLDHFMAMSPGVDDESITGIETVEPAFGLPALWISEELKDQAELSGYTVVDPPSVVSTHLTEVIKRHAHELIGRQETKQLIDHLNESYPTLVEDVTPNPLSTGEIQKVLGNLLREKVSIRNLPVIFETLADYGQMSKDTDLLTEYVRQSLSRQISKQYTTENEPLYVITVGGSVEKIIADSVQQTEHGNFLNLDPETMQSIIESTIKEVERMQETGQMPVILCSPAVRMYVRNLIERYIPQVPVLSYNELEPHIEVQSVGVVNGS